In one window of Echeneis naucrates chromosome 17, fEcheNa1.1, whole genome shotgun sequence DNA:
- the leprot gene encoding leptin receptor gene-related protein: MAGIKALVGLSFSGAIGLTFLLLGCALEQYGVYWPLFVLIFYILSPIPTFISRRVSDDTESSNACRELAYFLTTGIVVSSFGLPIVLARKNAIQWGACGLVMTGNAVIFLTILGFFIVFGGGDDFSWEQW, encoded by the exons ATGGCCGGCATTAAAG CACTGGTCGGTTTGTCCTTTAGTGGAGCCATTGGACTGACTTTTCTCCTGCTGGGCTGTGCACTGGAACAATACGG GGTATACTGGCCTCTGTTCGTACTGATTTTCTACATATTGAGCCCCATCCCAACCTTCATATCCAGACGTGTCAGTGATGACACTGAGTCAAGCAATGCATGCAGAGAGCTGGCCTACTTCTTGACTACTGGTATTGTCGTATCATCTTTTGGGCTCCCTATTGTCCTAGCCCGCAAAAACGCA ATCCAGTGGGGTGCCTGCGGTCTGGTAATGACAGGAAacgctgtcatcttcctcaCTATCCTTGGCTTCTTTATTGTGTTTGGAGGTGGGGATGACTTCAGCTGGGAGCAGTGGTAG
- the LOC115057569 gene encoding phosphoglucomutase-1-like produces the protein MDNSPLQVLTVPTAPYPDQRPGTSGLRKRVFVFQSRRNYLHNFIQSIFSSIDLRDRQGSTVVVGGDGRFFNQTAIEVIVQMAAANGVGRLIIGHNGIMSTPAISCVIRKYKAIGGIILTASHNPGGPDGDFGIKFNTADGGPAKEGVTNKIFQISRTMEEFAICPRLRVDLTTLGRQTFDLENKFKPFTVEIVDSVESYANLLRNIFDFALLKELLSGKNHIKLRLDGMHGVVGPYVRRIMCEELGCPANSAINCVPMEDFGGQHPDPNLTYAADLVDSMRDGQCDFGAAFDGDGDRSMILGKHGFFVTPSDSVAVIADNIFCIPYFQHTGVRGFARSMPTSAALDRVAKATKIELYETPTGWKFFGNLMDAGRLSLCGEESFGTGGDHIREKDGLWAVLAWLSILATRRQSVEDILKDHWLKYGRNYFTRYDYENVDIDAACEMMEDLELMIADKAFVKQRFAVEDKIYQVEKADTFEYTDPVDSTISRNQGLRIIFSDGSRIIYRLSGTGSDGATVRIYIDSYEREHIFEDTQATLAPLATIALKISQLHHRTGRSGPSVIT, from the exons ATGGACAACAGTCCTCTGCAGGTGTTGACCGTCCCTACGGCCCCTTACCCTGACCAGAGACCTGGCACCAGTGGCCTGAGGAAAagagtttttgtgtttcagtccaGGAGGAACTATCTGCACAACTTCATCCAGAGTATCTTCTCCTCCATTGACCTACGTGACCGGCAGGGCTCAACAGTAGTGGTGGGGGGAGATGGACGCTTCTTTAACCAAACAGCTATTGAGGTCATTGTGCAGATGGCAGCTGCCAATGGG GTGGGACGCCTGATCATTGGACACAACGGGATAATGTCCACACCCGCTATCTCCTGTGTGATCAGGAAATACAAAGCCATTGGTGGCATCATCCTCACTGCCAGCCATAACCCTGGCGGGCCTGATGGGGACTTTGGCATAAAGTTCAACACCGCTGATGGAG GGCCAGCCAAGGAGGGTGTCACAAACAAGATCTTCCAAATCAGCAGAACCATGGAGGAGTTTGCCATTTGCCCCAGACTCCGAGTTGATCTGACAACGCTGGGAAGACAGACATTTGATCTTGAAAATAAGTTCAAACCCTTCACAG TGGAAATTGTGGACTCCGTGGAATCTTATGCTAACTTGTTGAGGAATATCTTTGACTTTGCACTCCTGAAGGAGCTTCTGTCTGGAAAGAATCACATCAAACTCAGACTAGACGGCATGCACGGAG tggTAGGGCCATATGTGAGGAGAATAATGTGTGAGGAACTGGGCTGTCCAGCCAATTCTGCCATAAACTGCGTCCCAATGGAGGATTTTGGGGGTCAACACCCAGATCCTAACCTCACCTACGCTGCAGATCTGGTTGACAGCATGAGAGACGGACAGTGTGATTTTGGTGCAGCTTTTGATGGTGATGGG GACCGCAGCATGATCCTTGGTAAACATGGCTTCTTTGTCACCCCGTCCGACTCCGTGGCTGTGATCGCTGACAACATCTTCTGCATCCCATACTTCCAGCACACAGGGGTGAGAGGCTTCGCTCGCAGCATGCCCACAAGTGCAGCCTTAGACAG AGTAgccaaagcaacaaaaatagAGCTATATGAAACTCCCACTGGGTGGAAGTTCTTTGGGAACCTCATGGACGCAGGCcgactgtctctgtgtggagaGGAAAGCTTTGGTACAG GTGGAGACCATATTCGGGAGAAGGATGGGCTTTGGGCTGTGCTGGCATGGCTGTCCATCCTGGCCACCAGACGGCAGAGTGTGGAGGACATTCTGAAGGACCACTGGCTAAAGTACGGACGAAATTATTTCACCAG ATATGACTATGAGAATGTGGACATAGATGCAGCCTGTGAGATGATGGAGGATTTGGAGCTTATGATTGCAGACAAGGCCTTTGTGAAGCAGAGGTTTGCCGTGGAAGACAAAATCTATCAAGTGGAAAAAGCAGACACCTTTGAGTACACAGATCCGGTCGACAGCACCATCTCCAGGAACCAG ggtCTGCGGATAATCTTCTCTGACGGTTCCCGAATCATCTACAGACTCAGTGGCACAGGGAGTGATGGAGCAACTGTTCGAATCTACATCGACAGCTATGAGAGAGAGCACATTTTTGAGGACACACAG GCAACACTGGCACCCCTTGCAACAATTGCTCTTAAGATTTCACAGCTCCATCATAGGACAGGCCGAAGTGGCCCATCTGTCATCACATGA
- the LOC115058182 gene encoding angiopoietin-related protein 3-like: MRTTIIALWFVLSAACVPALCSSEETPVLQLGAPTESRSRFAALDDVRLLANGLLQLGQSLREFVHRTKGQINDILQKLNIFDQSFYQLSVLASEIKVEGEELKKTTVVLKANNDQIKDLSAQMNSKMDSILQEKGQLQNKVEGLEKKLSSLTHGLVTSEQAAEISGLKNVIHTQEQSIIELLNAVKEQNDQINHQRTKIKLLEEKLTANTLTQETIEKMHENFNSEAPTLTPFLTSSSSSNPKIMNLPLDCSELFNRGQRVTGVYTIRPNRSEPFMAFCDMSKDYGVTVIQQRKDGSVNFDQTWERYENGFGYFHGEFWLGLRKIHSLAAQGNSVLRIELEDWKQVRHFIEYRFYLDGPETNYTIRLMHLSGDLPDPMSNHTGMMFSTKDRDNDNHQDLHCAHSYTGGWWFSACGDANLNGRYFHMRPKGRSERRRGIQWKPARKASYLLKLTRLSIYPIALLSSSSASSETDTLL; the protein is encoded by the exons ATGAGAACGACAATAATTGCGTTGTGGTTTGTCCTATCTGCTGCATGTGTACCTGCCCTCTGCAGCAGCGAGGAGACTCCTGTCCTCCAGCTCGGGGCCCCTACTGAAAGTCGGTCCCGATTCGCTGCTCTGGATGATGTGCGTCTCCTTGCAAATGGCCTCCTCCAGCTGGGCCAGAGCCTGCGGGAGTTTGTACACAGGACGAAGGGGCAGATAAATGACATCCTGCAGAAACTGAACATCTTCGACCAGTCGTTCTACCAGCTGTCAGTGCTCGCCAGCGAAATCAAGGTAGAGGgggaggagctgaagaagacCACCGTGGTGCTGAAGGCCAACAACGACCAGATAAAAGATCTGTCTGCTCAGATGAACTCCAAAATGGACAGTATCCTGCAGGAGAAGGGCCAACTGCAGAACAAAGTGGAAGGCCTGGAGAAGAAGCTGAGCAGTCTCACACATGGTCTGGTGACCAGCGAACAAGCAGCAGAGATCAGTGGCCTCAAG AATGTGATCCACACTCAGGAACAAAGCATCATTGAGCTGCTGAATGCTGTGAAGGAGCAAAATGACCAGATCAACCACCAGAGAACTAAGATCAAGCTCCTGGAGGAAAAG CTTACAGCCAACACATTAACCCAGGAGACCATTGAGAAGATGCATGAAAACTTCAACAGTGAAGCACCAACACTCACGCCTTTTCTGACATCGAGTTCTTCCAGCAACCCCAAAATTATGA ACCTCCCATTAGACTGCAGCGAGCTCTTCAACAGAGGGCAGCGAGTCACTGGCGTCTACACTATCAGGCCCAACAGATCAGAGCCATTCATGGCTTTTTGTGACATGAGCAAAG attaCGGAGTTACAGTCATTCAGCAAAGGAAGGACGGTTCTGTGAATTTTGATCAAACCTGGGAGAGGTACGAAAATGGCTTTGGATATTTTCATG gagAGTTTTGGTTGGGGCTTAGGAAGATCCACTCACTAGCCGCTCAGGGTAACTCTGTCCTTCGCATCGAGCTGGAAGATTGGAAACAGGTGAGACACTTCATCGAATACAGATTTTACCTCGACGGACCAGAGACCAACTACACAATTCGCCTCATGCATCTGTCTGGAGATTTACCAGACCCCATGAGCAATCACACAGGAATGATGTTCTCCACCAAGGACAGAGACAACGACAACCATCAGGACCTCCACTGTGCTCACAGCTACACAG GAGGATGGTGGTTCAGCGCCTGTGGAGACGCCAACCTGAATGGGAGATATTTCCACATGAGACCAAAGGGCCGTTCAGAGCGTAGGAGAGGGATTCAGTGGAAGCCTGCCCGAAAAGCTTCCTACTTGCTCAAGCTCACCCGGCTTTCCATCTACCCTATAGCTctgctttcctcctcctcagcttcctctgaAACAGACACCCTCCTCTGA